The Euphorbia lathyris chromosome 8, ddEupLath1.1, whole genome shotgun sequence genome has a window encoding:
- the LOC136202215 gene encoding rust resistance kinase Lr10-like yields the protein MSKSYDYFTQSSSDSQFDDFSKQADSTMTNFLVVSVVLGVVSTIATVAIVYAIINCLKKAGGAIPEYARIANSDYNSQQSSQKKHEHHISVTPEPYFIHSQQPQFATVERFLSNMAREKPHRFSREDIENLTERCSTILGSGGYGVVFKGILPDGIPVAVKVLTSHNSGDTKRMEEQFMAEVSTIGRTYHANLVTLYGFCFDPTMMALVYEYMENGSLNKLLFDEHREIEWGKLHDIAVGTAKGIAYLHEGCKQTIIHYDIKPENVLLDGNLNPKVADFGLAKLCNKENSKVTMSGGRGTLGYSAPEIWHRNFPVTRKCDVYSYGILLFEIVGRRRHFDKKVTESRQWLPRWTWEMHKNNELEVMLALCGIEEKHKAKAYRMCIVALLCVQHSPDARPLMSDVVKMLEGSMEIPQTPQNPFRDLETIPENSSTMYSESDEESVMSGFERVMSEIIRHQSRHETSEIELATI from the exons ATGTCCAAAAGTTATGATTATTTCACACAATCATCATCAGATTCTCAGTTCGATGACTTCAGTAAACAAGCTGATTCCACTATGACCAATTTTTTGGTCGTTTCTGTCG TTCTTGGTGTGGTATCAACAATCGCAACAGTAGCTATAGTTTACGCCATTATCAACTGCTTGAAGAAAGCGGGGGGTGCTATTCCGGAATATGCTCGCATTGCAAACTCTGACTACAATTCTCAGCAATCATCACAGAAGAAACATGAACACCATATATCAGTCACGCCGGAACCATATTTCATACACAGCCAACAACCACAGTTTGCGACAGTTGAAAGATTTCTCAGCAACATGGCAAGAGAAAAGCCCCACAGGTTTTCACGAGAGGATATCGAAAACTTGACGGAAAGGTGTTCTACTATATTGGGTTCGGGTGGTTATGGAGTTGTTTTCAAAGGAATATTACCGGATGGAATCCCAGTTGCTGTTAAAGTTCTAACCTCGCATAATTCCGGTGATACTAAGAGAATGGAAGAGCAGTTCATGGCGGAAGTTAGCACGATTGGAAGAACTTACCATGCCAATCTTGTTACCCTTTACGGGTTTTGTTTCGATCCGACCATGATGGCTCTTGTTTATGAGTACATGGAGAATGGATCTCTTAACAAGTTATTGTTCGATGAACATCGAGAAATCGAATGGGGTAAACTGCATGATATTGCAGTAGGGACTGCTAAAGGCATAGCTTATTTGCACGAGGGGTGTAAGCAAACAATCATTCATTACGATATCAAACCCGAAAACGTGTTACTTGATGGTAATTTGAATCCCAAAGTAGCAGATTTCGGACTCGCAAAGTTGTGCAACAAAGAAAACAGTAAGGTAACAATGAGTGGTGGCAGAGGGACTTTGGGATACTCTGCACCTGAGATATGGCATAGGAATTTCCCGGTGACTCGTAAGTGCGATGTGTACAGCTATGGAATTCTGTTGTTCGAAATTGTTGGAAGAAGAAGACACTTTGACAAAAAAGTTACGGAATCGCGACAATGGCTTCCGAGATGGACATGGGAAATGCATAAGAATAATGAATTGGAAGTTATGCTTGCACTTTGTGGGATTGAagagaagcacaaagcaaaggCTTATAGAATGTGCATTGTGGCTCTACTCTGTGTTCAACATTCACCAGATGCAAGACCTTTAATGAGTGATGTGGTGAAAATGTTGGAAGGAAGTATGGAAATACCGCAAACACCTCAAAACCCATTTCGAGATTTGGAAACAATACCTGAAAACTCGTCCACAATGTACAGCGAAAGCGATGAAGAGTCTGTCATGTCTGGCTTTGAAAGAGTCATGTCTGAGATAATTCGCCATCAATCTAGGCATGAAACATCAGAAATCGAGTTAGCTACAATATAA
- the LOC136202214 gene encoding probable nucleolar protein 5-1, with the protein MLVLFETPAGFALFKVLDEGKLSKVEDLSNEFASADSARKVVKLKAFSKFENTSEALEAATKILDSTPSKGLRKFLKSHCDGEILAVADSKLGNAIKDKLKIDCVHNNAVMELMRGLRSQLTELISGLGAQDLAPMSLGLSHSLSRYKLKFSPDKVDTMIIQAIGLLDDLDKELNTYAMRVREWYGWHFPELAKIVQDNILYAKAVKMMGSRDNAARLDFSEILSEEIETEVKEASMISMGTEVNDMDLMNIKDLCDQVLSLSEYRAQLFDYLKSRMNTIAPNLTALVGELVGARLIAHGGSLINLAKQPGSTVQILGAEKALFRALKTKHNTPKYGLLFHASLVGQASAKMKGKISRSLAAKAALAIRCDALGDGQDNTMGLENRLKLEARLRNLEGKDLSRSAGSAKGKPKIEAYEKDRKKGAGALITAAKTYNPSADSVLAQTVSPIAMNDEEMTPNAEAPVTGGKKKDKKKKKTTSEETHTIANGNGSAQREAEESTKKEKKKKKKDKAENGGASHDGENIELGEKKKKKRKHAEEDGEENDTSIKKEKKKKKKTEG; encoded by the exons ATGCTCGTGCTATTTGAAACGCCTGCTGGTTTTGCCCTTTTTAAAGTGTTGGATGAAGGGAAGCTATCTAAAGTCGAG GACTTATCAAACGAGTTTGCTAGTGCAGACTCAGCTAGAAAG GTGGTGAAATTGAAAGCCTTTTCCAAGTTTGAAAACACTTCAGAGGCTTTGGAAGCAGCAACAAAAATTCTTGATAGCACACCCAGCAAAGGTCTACGCAAATTCTTGAAATCTCACTGTGATGGTGAAATCTTGGCTGTGGCTGATTCGAAGCTTGGAAATGCAATCAAGGATAAATTG AAAATAGACTGTGTGCACAACAATGCTGTCATGGAATTGATGAGAGGTTTGAGAAGTCAATTGACTGAGCTCATATCTGGTCTTGGAGCACAGGATTTGGCACCAATGAGCTTGGGTTTATCACATAGCTTGTCAAGATACAAACTCAAGTTTAGTCCTGATAAG GTTGATACTATGATAATTCAGGCGATTGGTTTGCTTGATGATCTTGATAAAGAGCTCAACACATATGCAATGAGGGTTAGAGAATGGTATGGTTGGCATTTTCCAGAGCTTGCTAAGATTGTGCAAGATAACATTCTTTATGCCAAAGCAGTGAAAATGATGGGCAGTCGTGATAATGCTGCAAGGCTAGACTTTTCTGAG aTACTTTCGGAGGAGATTGAGACTGAAGTAAAGGAGGCATCTATGATATCCATGGGAACTGAAGTTAATGATATGGATCTGATGAACATAAAAGATCTTTGTGATCAAGTTTTATCCCTTTCGGAGTACAGAGCTCAATTGTTTGATTATTTGAAAAGCAGAATGAATACAATTGCTCCAAATTTAACTGCTCTTGTTGGAGAGCTGGTTGGAGCTCGTCTCATCGCCCATGGTGGCAGTCTGATAAATCTTGCAAAGCAGCCTGGAAGCACTGTTCAGATTCTTGGTGCCGAAAAAGCTCTGTTCAGGGCTCTTAAGACAAAACATAATACTCCAAAATATGGGCTTCTTTTCCATGCATCTTTAGTGGGTCAGGCATCTGCAAAGATGAAGGGAAAAATTTCTCGGTCACTTGCTGCAAAAGCAGCATTGGCAATTAGATGCGATGCTCTTGGAGATGGCCAAGATAACACTATGGGATTAGAAAACCGGTTGAAG CTTGAAGCCCGGTTAAGAAATCTTGAAGGTAAAGACTTGAGTCGTTCTGCTGGGTCAGCTAAAGGTAAACCTAAGATAGAAGCTTACGAGAAGGATCGAAAGAAGGGGGCTGGGGCATTGATCACAGCTGCAAAG ACATACAATCCTTCTGCAGATTCTGTTCTTGCACAAACTGTGAGCCCCATTGCTATGAACGATGAAGAAATGACCCCAAATGCAGAGGCTCCAGTAACAGGTGGaaaaaagaaagacaagaagaaaaagaagacaaCTAGTGAGGAGACGCATACAATTGCTAATGGAAATGGCAGTGCTCAACGGGAAGCTGAGGAGTCTacaaagaaggaaaagaagaagaaaaagaaagacaaagctGAAAATGGTGGAGCATCACATGATGGTGAAAACATCGAATTgggggagaagaagaaaaagaagcgAAAGCACGCTGAAGAGGATGGAGAGGAAAATGATACTTCAAtcaagaaggagaagaagaagaagaaaaaaactgAGGGTTGA